GAAACcgagcgggcggcgccgggggtAGAGGATGAGCCTGACTTGCGGGGCCCACCGGTCAGCGAagcaagagagagggagaggaggtgggCCAGGCCGGTGGAAGAAAGGAGAGGCCGATGGCCTGCTGatgaaaagaaaggggaaacGGGTCGGGCCGAgataagaagaaagaaaagatttCAGAAATAATTCCTCGTGTAAATGAAAATCTAGATAAAGCTAGATAATTCATTTAAACTATGAAAAATAAtctgaaaatcccaaaaattctaggaaaaatTCCAGAGACAATTTGGGACATGAGGaaccaaaataaaatatttgttgcttgtgaaaaggattctagaaccatccaaaaattggatttatctctaggaaaaggaaagtcaattccagaaaaagctgaaaaattctcagaagaatGGACAAAGTCTAAATgcatttttaaaactttttcactcatgaaacacctagatgcatcagcatgaatgcacagatagagaacaacattatttaattccGAAAAACCAACAATTacttttcctatactaaatttcctctaaagaaaataaatgttgtgaaaaaatttaaattatagaaaattgttgtttaattatttctcttaatcacatcctgaaatttgaaaatttcagggtgtgacacaGACGATTCGagtcgagtttcttaaccttgcaaaggtgaacctaatcccacgacattgcgtaccacgacgggtccacacatgttAGCCATCCCCGTCAATCCCTGAGCACGTGGACAGGacctacttcccttggatacaaggcctcACAGTCCCGAAACGACgtcgtaccgtgactgcacttgtacccacatgatgcacctggggaaactccgttccagagacagtacGGATAAAGCTACGCCCCGGTTCGCTCAGGTACTAGCTTCCCCATCCTATACTAGgaatgagattagtactttcaaacacttaacCACGAATGCCGACACATTTCAGCCTTAGCATACTTATCGCTAGACAGACGGGACAAATCCACCAAGTCGGAACCAATCCCGGCTccatccgtcatccttatagcataagtaagcaatcaactcctataactcgcgagtgaatggaaatcactcgacttttaccgaatcGTActttagcattgcagctactcggccTACCATACTAGTGGTCAACCATAGGTACttaagatcatgcaactaggttttcaatcaactcctatgaacgtaaatgcacaagcataagtatcatagatattgcatgaatttagaaaactgggttatgctccggggcttgccttcctgttctAAGTTAGTCAGGAGCACGTTGGAAGCTTGGCTCGGGTCTTGCTTGGCCTTGACATGGTGTAGCTCGACAAGTACTTCCTCGGTCGTCGGGACCAGTTCGTACGTCCCGTCGacgagattcgcttctacacgagatgcatatgcaagatttcAGTTACATGCTTTTATGGATAGGTTTCATCTTGTTAATTATTGCACAAGCATAGGGTGTATTTTGGACCACATTCACCCAGACAAGATTCCCAATGTTCAttttcttcatgaagtaaggtgtgttgtgatttaaaacccggggttgactttgatggtgattgtgtacacatataagattttagAAACTTAGATTTCACAAAGAAAAGGTGGGGTCACTTTAGGGTCGCTCAAAACTCATTTGGAAAGTCAATctatttctaaatttttaaaCAACTCAAATCATCATATTTTAAGTGTATTTAACTACATGCATTTATTCGAGTAAGGCAAAACATGTAGCAACCAGAAGCTAGTATTTTTCCAAGTTAAACAGAGGGATCAAGAACCTAACAaaagtgatcttgcatttttatttgtCTCCTTCCATTTATAGACCAAATAACAAGATCACACCTAGCATTCAAGCATTTAACTCAACTTAGTGAGGTTCACAACTAAACTAGTGCCACAAAAATTATATTCAACATAAGCTCAACATAACCAAACTAATAGAAGTGGAATTGgctttttatcatttttgtgtGATTAAAGGGGCATTTATTGGCttaaacacaaaataaaatctagagaaaaaaaattacaacagtgacatgctcaaaattattttttagtgAAACTACACAACATACggagtctaacaaagttggttttgcattgttcccatttttctatatttttctacacattttcAAAGCTTCAGCCGATTTAAACCATTTAAAGCATAAAAAGGATAAAATGTTTTACATGGGGGCCCTCGGAAGGAATCGGGGCCTTTCAAATAGGTCCCTGGGTGGCTGGCGGCTCTCCGGCGAGAttgccggcgagcggcggtgctAAAGGGGGAGGGAAGGGCTCAGACGTGATGTGTTGCTCACTGTGGTGAGGTGCGCTAAAGGAGTCAGGGGCGGAGATGGCCGGAAGATGGCTGTCCGCGGCAGCGCTTGTCACGGCGGCGGGAAGGTTCTGCGCCAGCGAGGTCGACGACGGAGAAGAGCTGGTTGGGGCTTGGTGAGCTGCGGTGGGGTGCCAGTGATGCGCTGGAGGTGTtagcgggcggcggaggccacCGGAGGGTGGGGCTCGACGGTGAGGGGCGCAGCGGCGCTCTGCTTttgggcggcggaggaagatgAGCTTGGGTGAGCGCCGACGAGTGCAGTTTGAAGGCTTTTATAGCCGGGAGAGGGTGCGAGGGGGAGAGCCAATCGCTCAAGGCAGCTTGAGCGACGGTTGGGCGCGAGGGGACGGGCGGAATGCCACTGGTGGAGTAGCAGGCGAGCGCGACGGTTGGCTGGTGGAGATGCGAGCACTTGAGAGCGATCTCCGGCCATTGGCCGTGCAAGATTGCGAAGCGCAAGGATGCTTTGTGTCGCGCGCTTGGGTTGGGCGGAGAGGGGGGGCTTGAGTTGTCCCGTCACGCCGGGGAGAGGCGGAGCTGCACCGGCGGGTGGGGAGCGGTGACATGGTGGTGAGCGCGCTCAGAGCAGCATGGCGCGTGCGCGGGAGTGGCCGGAGGAGATGCGCCGCAGGGGGCGGAGCGGAGCTCGCGAGCGGGTTGGGTGAGCGGCCGGGGCTGTGCTGTCGCGTCGGTGGAGGTTGGCCAGCGGGGCTGTTCCGGCAGGGTGGTGCCGCGTGGCATGCCACGGCTCGCCATTCGCGATCACCGGATCGGCGGCGCACGTGGGCAGGCACGTGACGTGCGGGGCAGCAAGATTCGGACGAGGTTCGCGCAAAAACTTTAAACCAaacttgaaaattttgaaatctAAAACTTGTTGTCCACACTTCAAACTCCAATCTTAGAAAGACATCAAGTTCAAAACTAGTTTAAATTTGGAGATATAAGCCagcaaagtttggaggaacgccagTTTTCAGGACTTAGAGGAAATTGAAAAGAGTTTGAATTTGGCTGATCTTTGACTCGAATTTTGAAAGCATTCCACTCCAAACTAGTAAAAGCTCAAATAATAAAAGTACTACGTACGGGActatacaccgagacgtgtcagacatagAGACGACGGTGCAGGATGgcatggtctacgtggaggataagaaTTAGTTGAGGATTaagaaactacttgtagcagttagagtaggactctctagtcgaattcgactagtattcttgtaaacaaccgacatgtaactctgccccggcaatataaggcgaggcagggacccctccaaacaagttcaatcaatacaatccaaccaacacataggacgtagggtattacgcgacataagcggcccaaacctgtataaatcgtgtgttcgagttcaccttcgagttcctgatatcggcgagccccacacataaagcactacctcgggtacccccttggtaggttgccgggtctaaacaccgacagcatcTGACAGGTGGAGCCACGCAGTCTTCTGTATTGTTCAGAAACTGAATCAACAAAATGTAATGAAAATTAAATGTAAGTGATCCATCGATTTAAAAATCTGATGATAGGATTAGCACATTATCATAGTATGAGAATGGAAACATGCAGGTCCATGAGATACAGCAACGAAATGGAACGCCTGACTTTGTTAGCGACTCTGCATGGTCAGATATATACATCTGATATGGCCACCTGTTGTAGGAAAATGTGATTTGGAAGGACGGTGATTGCAAGCAAGGGTCGGTGTgcagatattttttttttacccaaTTGGTCTTTTCAGGAAGAGTGATTATCTCTTGTTTTTCATAATTATCTATATGCATCCTTATCTATATTTAGACACTTATATATTTAACCAATTATCATGCAAGATTTATCTACAAGTAACGAGTAATTATCGAAGCATACTTTACAAAATGACGATGTCAACAAATGGAAAGCACATGGAGTGGGTCCGCCTGGTGATCGATGCCTTTTGGTACACCTTATAGACTGTGTCAGTATCTTAaaagtttatatttgtgatTAGATGGAGTGCCATCAAAActaatttaaaaaaaactaatcaTGATATTTTTTGAAagtttatttttaaatattgAAAATGACATATgtggttcttccaaaaaaatggCATTGGCGGTCGAAGCTTAAATGCTTAATCAAAAGTGACACGTACTTAAGGGCGGAGGAGTAGCGTGGAGTACATGCATATTCATCCCGTGAAAGATTTCaactttttttgaaaggaaagaTTTCAAGTTGCAAATACTTTTCAATAAATTATCCAATTGAGAAACACATCAGTAGGCTGTGGGGGTGGTAGTAAAATACTTTCCCAATTGTGAGTTAGTATCTAGGTACTAGGTACGCTTTTGAATAAGTTACTCAATGTGCAACTTGTCTAATAATTCGTGATAacttgttttttaaaaaataccaACTGCTCAGTGCTCACTATGGTTGCAAAGCTAACCTCTCCGTTTTGCTTCCATGTTTTAGCACCATTCCACCATCCTCCACCCCCAACCTATCAATAATAGCGCTAGCATATCATTCTCTTGAACCTGCCCCCAACAAATATATCCATCTTAACCTTTGGAACTCATGCAGGGCGTGTGTGCACAAGTGCACGTGGTCTTTCAGCATCTCCTCTTGTGGGTGTATTTCTTGTGTTCAATCCAACTAAACATCCTCATAAACAGGTTACAGCTCAGGTTTTTCATTTGCTTTTGCTTCAACACTACTAACATGTCTCTACCTTAGAGCTATAAGCTTCTAGCCTGTCTGTCTCTACCGAAATGTTCCCCCAAAGTTAGGGTGCCAGAACTCCGGCGCCGTCTCGCTCGCCACCGCGTAAGTGCTCGCCACCGGGACAAGGCACAGCCCTCGGCTTCGCAGGTCCTCCTTCGCCTCGCCACCGTCTTTGGCGTGATACGAAACCTTGTTAATTCACGGGGGAAAGTGTGATTCTTACATGGTAAGAGTAAATAAAGAACAAAATTCTGAATAATATAGTGAGGGAAACAATTCTGACAGTATAATGACACTCAAAACGATGCTTAAGAAGTGGCAGATGTATATTACCTGTTGTTGCTGTAGCTGCTGCACCTGCACAGGGCGTCCACACCTCAGGTACGGAGAGCTCAGGGACTGCAGCGGTTGGTTCATTATTAGCTCGAACCACACAAATTGTGCATGTTGAAAACATGCACTAGTATTAACCATGAATTTGTTCAGTCATTATTTGATCACCGTGAGCTATAAGTTCGTGTACTTACTGCTACTTGATCGTGTAGGAACCTGATGTATTCGATGGCCTCGTGAAGAACCGATGCAGTATCCGTCTAAATTTCGTGGAATGCGATGGATCGAAAATTTTGATCAACTTGGAGTGAGATATTTGCTCGAGCGAAATTCAAAGGATGACGAACATGAGAGAAACCGAAAGGAGGAAAAAAGTTACAGATAGAAAAGGGTACCTTTCCAAAAGGCGAGACGAGTTGCTGGAGCGCGGTGATTCTGTCCCCGAGCTTCTCTTTCCTCACCTGCCCGCGGAGAAGAATTCAAATTAAAGCAATCATAATCCAATCGATGATCATCATAGCTAACGAGAATACATATATCTAGCCTGAATTGCAAGTTGAGCTGGAAATCGAAAGATGTCCGAACAATTGAAGGTGGAAGATGATATAATCTCTTTCGATCGATTGCGTCACaggccggccagccggccggtGCACACCTTGAAGGTCGGCATGGGAGACGGCGTCGCGATCCGGAGCTTCTTAGCCGCCGCCGGTGAGTCGGGAACGCTTCTTCTTGTGGCCGAGTAGCAAGCGTCCTGAACATGCTCCTTATGGGACTGCACCAGAGGCCGAGTCGTCAGAAGAAACCCTAGGTAGCAGCTATCCGGTAGGTGTGCAAGAGAAtcggcggcgccggctccgCTGCCAACCCATGTCGTACCCTGAAAGCTTTCTGCTCTAAGGCCTGCAAGAGAAGCGGCTTCGTCGTCATCGGCCGTGGCTCTGACGCCACGTCGCTGAAATTCCGCGTCGACGAGGCAAAGAAGCCGGAGACGAAGTGCTGCTGCGAGAACGgcttcgtcgtcgtcatcggcgCCGCCGGCACGTCGCCGTAGCCGGAGTACTGATTTTCCGCGCACAGGGACGCGCTTCGCGACGCCGCTGCTTCTGGTGCCAAGGGCGCCGCGCCGTCGACGACGTCGGGCTGTTGATCGAGCAGGAAGTGGCGACCCGCGTCGTCGCCGTGGAGTCGGAGGAGCGCGTTGAAGCTAGCGGTCGCTTCCGCAGCcgctctgccgccgcccctgccgtgTAAATCGCCATGAATCACTCGTAGAAACGGTAGAGGTCGATCGATCAGTCATCAGTGTGCCTTTGGTGTAACAAGCGATCACGCCAAGATCGAAGGCACACACAGACACAGCGCGGCAAATTGAGATTCTCTACTTACACGTAGGCTTGTGTCCAATCCGCCATGTGGGGTGGATCGGCGAGGAAGGACGATGGTGGCGAGGCCGCGGCATCGACGTGCAAACCTGACCGGAAATAATCCGTCGAGGTGGCACTCGTCGCCCCCGGCTCGGCAGCGTCCTGGTCCGTGGAGCAGGCCgacgcgccgtcgccggcacgCACGGAGCTCCACCACTCGTCTGCCATGAGGAGAGCTTGCTAGAGGGCACGCCAGCGCCTTGTTGTACGCAGCAGTGGAATCTCGTCGCCGatgatgtgtgtgtgtgtatatatcaGAAGTAAGTTAACGTGCCATACACGGTGGACTCTGATCGATCAGCTTGTGGAGAGCACAGGGGTCTCTGACTCGTGAGTTCTGAAACTTCGTCTGACCTTTGGACTACTTCTATAGGTAAACACATAGTTTATGGTCGTGAGGCCCTTACCTTTTTTGATTGGATTGGGACGGTATCAGGCTAGCTAGTCCTGTGCGTGTACAGCCACGCACTCATGGTGTAGCCACAAGCAAAAAAACCGTGTCGATGAACAGTGCGGCCGGCGACATTTTGGGACCCTAGCTAAGTTGACGCTCTGGAACGGGAATGAGGCCAGCCCCAATGGCGACGGTGGCAGATGGCGCTGCCGGTGAAGGAGAAGAATGACATTACTGGTCAGAGCACAAGAACATAACCAAACGCGGTATTGCCGATCGGGGAGGGTGCGATTATTTttcaaatattttaaaatatagattttttattttcaatttaATATACTAGTCCATcgacccgtgctcccgcacggaccaatatttttagaaaatattgtaTTTTAAAATTATTCAGAAATTAAATTTCTCGCTAATAATCAAATTTATTTTACCTACTACACTCTCATTTTTtgaatacttcaacataatattTAACTTTGTCTCGttgtgattaatttttaattagtaattattctatacactttttcatccgcATTCACACTCTTTTCATTGTGAATCGCACCTTCATACACTGTGTTTAgtataaaaatcaatatttttcatcacttcctcacatacatgtataaatggtctacatggtgacactcatcatgccgATATACCTTGACTTTGTATTTCTATACTAtaaatgatataaataggtaatttagaatcatatattagtttacttttggatatttctgtatgatgcacatgaagataattagattaagatttaggtgtttatttTAGGCTATTTGTAATAACGGTAtatgtgggtaacttagatacaaatttagaatggcttttaagttatgcttttataataatatgcatgagtaaattggataaagattatgaggttactttagattattttttataatggtatagctcggtaatttagatatatgtTTAGTATTAtattagaatattttcataatgatagccATGGGTAACTTttaagaaaatataatagaccagtaactatgattattagagtttataggattgaTATTtaatgtttctgatttttgtgagaatatctaggatttgtcttttttcTGGCGTGTCTCGTAAGAACTAATGTTGAGTCTCTAATGAAAAAAGGCCACATTGCTACAAGACTGTTACCTTGAGCTatttctcatttgttaaatattcgaacacaatacctatgtagatatatacttataaTCTTCATCCGATTATGATAGATTTTGGT
This sequence is a window from Setaria italica strain Yugu1 chromosome III, Setaria_italica_v2.0, whole genome shotgun sequence. Protein-coding genes within it:
- the LOC101786946 gene encoding transcription factor bHLH112, with the protein product MADEWWSSVRAGDGASACSTDQDAAEPGATSATSTDYFRSGLHVDAAASPPSSFLADPPHMADWTQAYVGGGRAAAEATASFNALLRLHGDDAGRHFLLDQQPDVVDGAAPLAPEAAASRSASLCAENQYSGYGDVPAAPMTTTKPFSQQHFVSGFFASSTRNFSDVASEPRPMTTKPLLLQALEQKAFRSHKEHVQDACYSATRRSVPDSPAAAKKLRIATPSPMPTFKVRKEKLGDRITALQQLVSPFGKTDTASVLHEAIEYIRFLHDQVASLSSPYLRCGRPVQVQQLQQQQVSYHAKDGGEAKEDLRSRGLCLVPVASTYAVASETAPEFWHPNFGGTFR